The nucleotide window AAATTAAAGGCCGGGAAGTTAAAGCAGGAAAACAGAAAGAAAAAGAATAGGGCTTTAAAAAAAGGAAAAGGGAACGGTAAAAAGTCAAAAAGTCCTAAAAATACAAGCCAGGCGGCAAAAAATGTATGTACCTCAGGGGATCCTATTAATGTGGTAACAGGAAGCTTTTACATAGATGCAAAAGACCTTTTGATTGAAGACAGAGGGATAAACCTTGAGATAAAAAGAAAGTATAATTCAACTGATGAATCAACAGGCCCTATGGGAAAAGGCTGGACCTTTGAATTTGAAAGCAGGATAGAAAGACGTGGCGATGAACTGACTCTCGTTTGCCCGGATGGCAGTGTAAGGGAGTATGAAAAAAATGAAGGCCTGTGGGCAAACGTAAGCGATGACGATGAGTCAGATAAGCTGACAGAATTGGAAACAGGCCAATTCTTATTGAAAAGTAAAGATAAAAAAACCCTTAATTATGATAAAAACGGAAAACTCATATCTGTATCGGATAAAAATCATAATACACTTCTTTTAGCATACAACCATAAAGGTGAAATTGATACCCTCACAACTCCTGGTGGAAAAATAATAACGTTTTTATGTAATTCCGGTAAAGTACTCCAGATTACAGACAATATAGGGAGAATTGTAAAATATAAATACTCAGGGGACAATCTCACAGAGGTTACCCTGCCAAATGGCGGAACAGTAAAATACACATATGAAGCCAAATGGATTACAACAGTTACCGACCAAAATGGTGTTCCATATGTCAAAAATGAGTACGACGAGAAGGGAAGGGTAATAAAACAACTTGATAAAAATGGGAATATAACTGAAATTACATATAATGAAGATGATAAGGAGAACGTCTTTATTTTCCATGCAACAAATGTGGTTGAAAGGTACAGATATAACGAGCAAAACCTTTTATCCGAGAGGGTTTATCCAGATGGCACCAGTGAAATCTATACATATGACATTTACGGCAACAAGGATTCTGTAACAGATCGCCTAGGAAGGACAACAGAATATGTTTATGATAAAGAGGGGTATTTGCTTGAGGAGATATATCCCAACGGTTATACAATCTCAAACTATTACGACAGCTTTGGAAACCTTATAAAAACTGCGACATCAGGTGGTTCCGCGACATTGTTTTTATATGATTCAAATGGAAATATTATTGAAGAAAAGGTTAGAATTGATGATGATGTATATTCTATAACCGGATATTTCTATGATGAACATGGAAGACTTTTGGAGAGGGTTGATCCGGAAGGTAATATAACAGAATTTGAATATGAAGACCACCATATTGATAAGCCTACCTTAATAAGGGATGCTGAGGGCAATATATTTAAATATAAATATGACAAAGCCGGAAGAATGATTGGTATAACCATACCCTACGGCACTATAGAGTATACATATAATGAAATCAACAAGGTGATTAAAAAAATTGATGCATTAGGTAACGTTACCCAGATGGAATATGACTTGATGGGCAACCTCGTAAAAAAACTCCTTCCGGGTGAGCAGAATTCAGGAACAGGTTACAAATTTTATTATGACAATATGGATAGGCTTGTTAAAACCATTGACCCGTTGAACAATGTAATGGCGCTAAAGTATGATATCCATGGAAATGTAATTAAGGAGATTAACCCTAACTTATATGATCAGGATGCTGCTGATGGCATTGGTATCGAGTACATATATGATCAGAGCCAGAGAAGGATAAAAGATGTATATCCAACAGGAGGAGTCGGAAGGACAAAATATGATCCTGTGGGTAATGTTATAAAGACAATTGAACCGGGAAAGTATGATGTTTACACTGATGATGGTGCAGGCTGCGAATATGTATATGATGAGCTCAATAGGCTTACCATGATAAAGGACCCTGAAGGGAATGTGGTAAAAGCCTACCAGTACGATGATGGCGGCAGGCTTATCAAAGAGGCAAATGCAAAAGGCTATGAAACTATATACAAATACAATGCAGCAGGGTGGCTCATTGAGAAGAGGGCACCTGTTGATGAAAAGGATTCAAAGGCTTTATATAGCATTACCCTTTACAACTATGACAAAGCCGGAAGAAGGATTGAGGAAAAGGTTTCAAGGGAGTATGTAGATGATAAGGAATACCCTGAGGATTGGAATGTCATAAGCTATGTATATGATAAAAATAATCGCATAGTTGAGGTTTCCGATTCCACTGGAGCAAGGATTCAATATTCCTATGACTGCCTTGGCAGCAGAACCACTGAGATAATAAAGATAAACGATAAGAAGAATAAAATAATAAGATATAGATATAATAGTGTAGGTTTATTGGAAAAGAAGACTGAGGAAGTAGATGGAGACGATCTTGTTGAAAAAGTGGAAGGAAAGGCTATTTCCCAGACGCTTTACAATTATGATGGCAACTACAACCTGACCTGTATTACAACTCCCCTCGGTTATAAAACCCATATAAGCTATGATAAGGCGGGAAGAATCACCGAGGTCAGAAAAATTATAGATAAAGATGAAATTCGTATTACCAAATATGAGTATGATAAAGCAGGCAATCTGACTAAAGAAACTGATTGCAACGGAAACTCAATAAAATATGATTATGACAGTATGAACAGAAGGGTTAGGGTTATCGACAGGGAAGGCGGTGTCACAAGGCTGTTTTATGATGATGCAGGCAATGTGATAAAGAGGGTATCTCCTAAAAACTATGATCCAAAAACCGATGATGGAATAGGAAAATCTTTTACATATGACAGCCTTAACAGGTTAACAGGGGTAATTGATGCTCTTGGAAATGTGGTAGAAAAGAGAATGTTCAATAGTGCCGGTGAGCTTGTTGAGAAGATGGATGCTGCAATGCTATCAGCAGAATACAAGTATGATATTGGCGGAAGAATAAAGGAAATATCAACACCTGGGGCAAAACAAAGGGGAATCGCATCACAGCAGTACACTTATGATGCAATGGGCAATATAACAGGAATTAAAGACGGCCAAGGAAACCTGACCCAGCACAAGCTTGATTTGTGGGGAAGAATTTCAGAAATCCAGAAGGCTGACGGAAGTGTTGAAAAATACAGCTATGACCATGCCGGAAATATTGTAAGTGCTGCAGACGGAAATGGAAATATCACCGAGTATGTGTTCAATAGCTTAAATAAGCTTTCTCGGATTGTAGATCCTGCGGGGGATAGTATTTCCTTTAAGTATGATTTGCAGGGAAGGTTAGTTCGAAAGGTTGACAGAAACAGAAAAATCAGTGAATATATATATAATCAGGATGATAACATTGTTTTAAAAAGGGATATGGCATCAGGCTATCGGGAAGAATACTCCTACAATCTGGATGGAAGCCTTAAAGCTGCTGTCAATGGTGCTGTCAGTTACTTTTATGAGTATACTCCTAATTTAAAGTTGAAGTCCAAGAGAGCAAATGGAAAGCCTGTTCTTAACTACAAGTATGATAAAGAAGGCAACCTTATTGAGCTTAAAGATATCTCAGGAAAACTTACAACTTATAAGTATGATGAACTTGGAAGGCTTTCGGAGGTATGGGACGCAGAACAAAAGGAAGCCACCTACATCTACAACCTTGATAGTACTGTAGCCTCAATATGTTATAGTAATGGAACAACTGTGGAATACAGCTATGATAATGATAAAAATATAGCATCCATCATATCAAGGAATAAAGCCGGTGAAGAAATAATTTCACATATGTATTTCTATGATAACAATGGGAATCAGGTTGAAAAAGTTGAAAATGGAAGCGTTACAAGCTTTCGCTATGATAAGCTTAACAGGCTGGAAAAAGTGGTTTATCCTGATGTTGAAGAAATATTTACATATGACTTTGCAGGAAACAGAATAAGTAGAATAAAGGGTAATATCAAAGAAGAATACAGCTATGACAAAAGAAATAGATTGGTAGAGAAGGTTGAAGGAGCTGCACATACTAATTACCAGTATGATCCCCACGGCAATCTGATTCAGGAGAGCGGCAATAGGGGTATAACAAAGTATACATACGACTGCTTTAACAGGACAGCATCTGTACAGAGCCCGGCAGGAGGGTTTATTAAAAATGTTTATGACCCTGAAGGTCTAAGGTATGAGGTGCAGGAAAACGGCAATGTTAGTAGGTTTGTGTTCAGCGGAAGAGATATAGTGTCGGAACTAGATGGAAGCGGAAGCCTCAAGCATTCTTCCATCAGGGGGTATGAGCTTCTTGCTCACAAGGAAGTTACGGGCAAGAGTTATTATTATATCAACAACGCCCACGGTGATGTAACGGCATTGGTTGATGCAGCCGGAAGTGTAGTGAATCGGTATCAGTATGATGCATTTGGTAATACAGTTGAAGCTGTAGAGAAGGTGCAGAATAGATTCAGGTATGCTGGAGAGCAGTATGATCAAGTTACAGCACAATATTACCTTAGAGCTAGGTTCTATAACCCTGTAGTTGGTAGGTTTACACAAGAAGACACATACAGAGGCGATGGATTAAACCTCTATTCATATGTAAAAAATAATCCTGTTAAGTATCTTGACCCAAGTGGACATTGGGGCGAATTAGTCCATAAAGATGTAACAACTGAGATAGCCTCAAAATTATTAGATAATGAAAAATATGGAAGTATAGTTGGAAATGCTGATAACGGTGTTGATTCAGACCCTACAACAAGTCCTTTCCTTAAAGCGACACAGGATTGGCATTTTGATCAAACCAAAGGTACTGGCGTAGATACAAGACAGCAACACTTTGATGAGTATTATAAAAAATCTGTTGACACATGGAATAATGCTGAAAAAGATTATGCCAACAATGTTGCAAATATAGAAAATTCATATTCCTATAAAATCAAAAAGGTTTTCATGAGTGAAGAGAAAGCAAAAAATAGTTGTTTACAAAGCCTGATGGAGGAAAGAGAAAAACAACGTAAAAAATCTCTTGAACAGTTAGGAAAAGCATTACATCCATATCAAGATATTGATGCACATATGGATTGGGATACTGGCCCACTTGGTGTGAATGCTCATCATGCTAATAGTGGATATGATAAAATAAAGATATTTGATGATCCACGTTACGATCTTGTAAAAAATCCGGCAGGTGGCTATGATCCGATAGATTCTGGAGAGAAATTTGGAAGTCAGAGGTATAAGGCAACAGAACAAAAGACAAAAGATGCTATTACACAATTTATGAAGGATGTTAATTACTGTGCATCTAAAAGTCAGACTTTTTAACGGAGAGTTTGAAAGCCATTTAAGGAAATAGGTGAGGAGAAAATTTATGGCATTTCGCAATGGATTAATAAGTTTTTTAATTGTTATAGTTACATCTTTAATTACAATAGCAGCAGGAATTATACTAATTGTTAAATTTAAAAATGGGTTTAATGCCTTAAGACTTACTGGCATTCTATTGATCTTAATAGCAGTGGTAATGTTACTTTTTTCAAAAAAGGTTTGTATTAGAAATGTCAGGTTAAAAGAAAATATAGTTGTTACACCAATGACGAATCTGCAAATTTCTTCAAATATAAAAAGTGTTAAAGACATTATTGAGAGCATTGAATCATTTAGCTCATTCGAAGTTAATACTACCAATGGCGTAAATACTGCGGTGTCAGTAAAACGGTCAGATGGAATTATTGAAATGCTAACAGGTGTTGACCCTAAAGGAGCTCATTTAGATATTAAGGTATCTGTATTTGACAGTGTGGAGAATGCCTGTAAATCATACAATTTCAACTATAAAAATTATAGTAAAGATTATGGGATTATGAACAGTAGCGGAACGGAAAATGATAGATATTTCGTTACGTACAAGAACCAGTT belongs to Pseudobacteroides sp. and includes:
- a CDS encoding RHS repeat-associated core domain-containing protein gives rise to the protein MNWKSTKVSKNDLEKLKAGKLKQENRKKKNRALKKGKGNGKKSKSPKNTSQAAKNVCTSGDPINVVTGSFYIDAKDLLIEDRGINLEIKRKYNSTDESTGPMGKGWTFEFESRIERRGDELTLVCPDGSVREYEKNEGLWANVSDDDESDKLTELETGQFLLKSKDKKTLNYDKNGKLISVSDKNHNTLLLAYNHKGEIDTLTTPGGKIITFLCNSGKVLQITDNIGRIVKYKYSGDNLTEVTLPNGGTVKYTYEAKWITTVTDQNGVPYVKNEYDEKGRVIKQLDKNGNITEITYNEDDKENVFIFHATNVVERYRYNEQNLLSERVYPDGTSEIYTYDIYGNKDSVTDRLGRTTEYVYDKEGYLLEEIYPNGYTISNYYDSFGNLIKTATSGGSATLFLYDSNGNIIEEKVRIDDDVYSITGYFYDEHGRLLERVDPEGNITEFEYEDHHIDKPTLIRDAEGNIFKYKYDKAGRMIGITIPYGTIEYTYNEINKVIKKIDALGNVTQMEYDLMGNLVKKLLPGEQNSGTGYKFYYDNMDRLVKTIDPLNNVMALKYDIHGNVIKEINPNLYDQDAADGIGIEYIYDQSQRRIKDVYPTGGVGRTKYDPVGNVIKTIEPGKYDVYTDDGAGCEYVYDELNRLTMIKDPEGNVVKAYQYDDGGRLIKEANAKGYETIYKYNAAGWLIEKRAPVDEKDSKALYSITLYNYDKAGRRIEEKVSREYVDDKEYPEDWNVISYVYDKNNRIVEVSDSTGARIQYSYDCLGSRTTEIIKINDKKNKIIRYRYNSVGLLEKKTEEVDGDDLVEKVEGKAISQTLYNYDGNYNLTCITTPLGYKTHISYDKAGRITEVRKIIDKDEIRITKYEYDKAGNLTKETDCNGNSIKYDYDSMNRRVRVIDREGGVTRLFYDDAGNVIKRVSPKNYDPKTDDGIGKSFTYDSLNRLTGVIDALGNVVEKRMFNSAGELVEKMDAAMLSAEYKYDIGGRIKEISTPGAKQRGIASQQYTYDAMGNITGIKDGQGNLTQHKLDLWGRISEIQKADGSVEKYSYDHAGNIVSAADGNGNITEYVFNSLNKLSRIVDPAGDSISFKYDLQGRLVRKVDRNRKISEYIYNQDDNIVLKRDMASGYREEYSYNLDGSLKAAVNGAVSYFYEYTPNLKLKSKRANGKPVLNYKYDKEGNLIELKDISGKLTTYKYDELGRLSEVWDAEQKEATYIYNLDSTVASICYSNGTTVEYSYDNDKNIASIISRNKAGEEIISHMYFYDNNGNQVEKVENGSVTSFRYDKLNRLEKVVYPDVEEIFTYDFAGNRISRIKGNIKEEYSYDKRNRLVEKVEGAAHTNYQYDPHGNLIQESGNRGITKYTYDCFNRTASVQSPAGGFIKNVYDPEGLRYEVQENGNVSRFVFSGRDIVSELDGSGSLKHSSIRGYELLAHKEVTGKSYYYINNAHGDVTALVDAAGSVVNRYQYDAFGNTVEAVEKVQNRFRYAGEQYDQVTAQYYLRARFYNPVVGRFTQEDTYRGDGLNLYSYVKNNPVKYLDPSGHWGELVHKDVTTEIASKLLDNEKYGSIVGNADNGVDSDPTTSPFLKATQDWHFDQTKGTGVDTRQQHFDEYYKKSVDTWNNAEKDYANNVANIENSYSYKIKKVFMSEEKAKNSCLQSLMEEREKQRKKSLEQLGKALHPYQDIDAHMDWDTGPLGVNAHHANSGYDKIKIFDDPRYDLVKNPAGGYDPIDSGEKFGSQRYKATEQKTKDAITQFMKDVNYCASKSQTF